The Bacillus sp. F19 DNA segment CAACAAACAAAATCGCAACGCAAGTAGGTGAACGCGAGATTGTGATCACCCGCGTATTTGATGCTCGACGCGATCTTGTGTTTGATGCTTGGACGAAAGAGGAGCACCTGTCGAAGTGGTGGGGACCTCGAGGTTTTACGACGACTTTTCAGAAGTTTGATATGAAACCGGGCGGTACATGGCAGTTTATCATGCACGGTCCTGATGGCGTTGATTATCCCAACACCAACGTCTTTGTCGAGGTCGTTAAACCCGAGCGAATCGTCATCAAACATGCTGTGTTTCCCCATTTTCTGGCGACAGTAATCTTTGAGGATCTGGATGGTAAGACCAAACTTACTTATAGCACAGTTTTTGAAGAAAATGCCGCTGTATTCGATAAGGTGAAAACATATGCCGTCCCAGGTGCCGAACAGACCATGGATCGTCTTGAGGAGCATCTGGCAAGTATGTCTTAAAAAACCAAAAGTATTTATCCAGCTATACTGTTCCACGTCATCATAAACTCGGGAATGGCTTTTAATGGTTGGATCATTTGAACTACTGGATAAACTTTTTAATAATCGGGTGCGATTGTGAAGTATCGGGTTGTTTAGCAAAGCACTTTTTATCACGTATTCTTCGTTCAATTACGAGTGCTTACTAAAAATAAAAAACTATTTTTTGGAGTAGCCGCATTTTCTGTTGAGAATAAACAATTTTTTACTGTACAGCTACACTGCTTCTATACGTCTTTTCCGATGACAAAAAAGCGACAAAACAAATGAAAAGTAACAAATTATCAACTGGTTGTTTTTTGATAAAGTTATTTTTAGCAGCATAAACGTCTGTTTATGGATAAAGAGTGCTTTTTTAGTTTTGTTCAGCAAACGGGCCAGATTGTGGAATATCTGTTTTTTAAGGAAAAGGGATTTTGGAATTAACAGTTAAGAATTATATGTCAGGATGGGGTGACTTTAATAAAAGTTTTTGGGATGAATATAACGAATTAATAAACTTTCATTCCAAAGCAAATAATTAAAAAAATTCAGATTACTTATTCAACTCCCTCAGTTTGATAGGTATATCTCGGGTGATACCTCCATAATAGTGAAAGACGAAGGCTATTAATAGATACCCTGGGTATCAAAATAATCATTGTCTAAAGAAAAATGAAACAGGTTAAGTGTTTTTTAAAAATCAGTTTCCTGTAAGAATGAAAGGATTAGTAAAAATAATGAGTAGGGAAATAGTATAAGCGATCTTGCATTCTAGTCAGAGGAATAACAAGATCGCTTATTTTCGTTGTAAACCCTTTGATTTTAATCAAAAAAACCTAGGATATTAAGGTGTTTATCTTCACTTTCTGCTTTTTTTAAAGCTCTTTGAAGCTGATAAATCTTCATCATACCTATTAATCCAACGAATAGGGCTCCCAATAAGACTGACCCAATAATGACGAGGATCAAAGGCCACTCAGCTTTTCCAAATAAATAATTAACCGTTACGGATCAACATTGATAACTGAAAAAATCGCAATAATTAAAACGACAATTAGTGCTAATAATAAGTTCCATTGATATTTTATAAGCCACCTCATTAATAAATTTTTAGATTATGATTGTTCTCTTGCTGATTCAGTTCTTAGCAAGTCACGAATTTCGGTTAATAACTCTTCTTCTTTGGATAGTGTTGGTTCTGTCGCTTCCTCTTGTTTTTCTTCTTTTTCTTTAATCTGCTAATCAATTAGATAAAAATGAAAATAGAAAAGGCAACAATTAGAAAGTCTACAATTGTTTGAATAAACGTTCCATACTTTACAACAGCACTTCCAACTTTAATTTGTAAATGATTAAAATCGATACCACCCATTAATAGCCCAATTAGTGGCATGATCATATCATTCACTAACGATGTGACAACCTTACCAAAAAGCTGCACCTATAATTACACCTACAGCTAAATCAATCACATTTCCTTTTAAGGCAAATTCCCTAAACTCTATTATCATTTTCATTTCCTCCTAACCATATAAAGGATTGTTTACCAAAACTATAATATAAGATTTACTTAGTATTATGTAGGTTAGCTTTTACTTTGCAAATAAGTGGTTTCCTATTCTAATTACTGTTTCCCTAGTAAAAATCCATTCATCAGATGCCAAGAGGGGATTATAATAATAAACAGAACCATGCGTAGGGTCCCAGCCTTTTAAAGCATCAATGACTGCTCGATAAGAATAGCTGTTAGGGGTCAAATAATATTGACCATCATGTACAGCTGTAAAAGCATTCGTCTGGAAAATAACATCGTAAGTATTTTTAGGAAAACCTGGCGTTGACATCCGATTCATAATAACAGCAGCTACAGCTACTTTTCCTTCATAAGACTCACCGCGAGCTTCTCCATGAACAACCCTTGCCATCATTTCTATACTATTTAATTTTTGTTGCGTTTGGAATCCAAAGACTCCATCTGGGAATAGTCTAGTATCTAGCTGAAATTGTCTAACTGCATTATCTGTAATAGAACCATAATACCCTGTCGGTTGACTGGTAAAGTAACCCATTTTCTTTAAATTCTCTTGCAAGTCATAAACTGCTTGTCCTTGACTTCCTTTGTGTAAAACTTCTTGAGCAAAGATTGAATTTGGTATTAAAAACATGAAACAAATAAAAACAACAAACGAAATTTTTACATTTAATCTCAAGATACCACATCCTTCGAGTTTTTTTCTAAGATTTCACTTTATCATACAAGCAAAGTATATTTCTCATAAAATAGTTCTATTTTTAACTAGTCTAATTTTCCCTGAAAAAAAGTTACCGATGTTTCTAATATGTAGTGCTAAAGCGAAAAAGACTCATTCGGTAAATGAGTCCTTCCTTTAAAAGAGGATAATCTATTAAATGACAGCGGCCACTCTGTTTTCCCGTATATTTAATAGGCGTTCTCTTCCAACCGAAATATATTCAACTTCCAGATTGAAAAGATCTTCACTTGTATAACAATTGCGTCCGTCGAAAATGATTGGCTCGTTCATGAACAGGGTGGAAAGGATGAGCGTTTTTTCTACGATTTCTTTCCACTCTGTCAAAATGAACACAACGTCTGCTTGTTTTATTGCTTCCTCGATTTGATCGGCATACAGCACTTCCTCAGGCAGAACTTTTTTTGCATTATTCGCAGCGATTGGATCATATCCGATCACTTCTGCTCCTTCTTCCACGAGTTCGCTGGCAACTGAGATGCTGGCTGCTTCTCTCATATCATCTGTTTCAGGTTTGAAAGCAAGCCCCAATAGAGCGACTTTTTTTCCTGTTAGTGTTCCGAAGCGCTCTTTTGCTTTTCTCACAAGAAGAGTCTTTTGCTTTTCATTTACTGTAATGACAGACTTCAATAAATGAAAATCATGATTGTAGTCCTCGGAGATTTTCACAAGGGCCTGGGTATCTTTAGGGAAGCAAGAACCTCCGTATCCAATCCCTGCGTTCAGGAATTTGTTTCCGATCCTTGAGTCCATGCCGATTCCTTTGGCGACCTCTTCGATATGGGCGTTTGTTTTTTCAGAAAGATTGGCAATTTCATTTATGAATGAAATCTTTGTTGCCAGGAAAGCATTAGATGCATATTTGATCATTTCTGCACTGTGAAGGCTTGTTCGCAAGATAGGCAGTCCAAATGACTTGTTGATTTCTTCCACAATGTCTCCTGCTTCTTGATTGTCTGTTCCGATCACGATGCGGTCCCCATTAAAGGAATCATGGATGGCCGATCCTTCACGTAAGAACTCAGGATTGGATACAACTTCTGCACAGACGTTTTCTTGAAGATTGGACATCACTAATTGACGTACTTTCGCATTAGTACCGATCGGCACTGTACTCTTCGTCACTACCACCACATTTCTCGTGATGTTCTCTCCGATGTTGCGGGCAGCGTTGAACACATAGGTCAGATCTGCTGCACCGTCTTCACCTTGCGGGGTGCCTACAGCAATATAGATTACTTCTTTGTCTTTAAGGCCAATGATGGAATTGTTTGTGAATTCAAGGCGGCCAGCCGCACAATTTTTCTTCATTAGCTCTTCTAATCCTGGTTCATAGATAGGAGAAATTCCTTTTTTAAGCTGATCAACCTTCTCTAGATTGGTATCAATGCATGTTACCTCATGTCCGATTTCTGAAAGGCAAACACCCGTCACAAGACCGACATAACCCGTTCCAATAATAGCAATTTTCATCGTTTTTCCTCCTCAAAAAGTCGCTATTTCCTCAAGTATCCTCAGTAAACTATTGTTATGTTAAGAGCTGGAGACGAGTTCTTTTTCTGCCATAAGCTCTTTAAGATAATCTCTCACATTCTCACTCAAATCCGGACGATGCAGGGAGAAATCAATCGTTGCTTTGATAAATCCGAATTTATCCCCCACATCATATCTTTTTCCAGAGAACTTATACGCCAGTACATTTTGTGTTTCGTTTAAAATTTTGATCGCATCCGTCAGTTGAATTTCATTACCGGAACCCGGCGGCAACATTTCTAAAATCGGCAAGATATCTGGTGTCAGCACGTAGCGTCCCATAATGGCATAATTGGATGGTGCACATTCAGTCTCCGGTTTTTCGACAACGGTTGAAATGGCGACAAGTTGTTCATCAAGCATGTTGTCGAGGGGGGCGACGATTCCATACTTGGATACATCCTCTGCCGGAACCTCCTGTACGCCTAATACGGATGACTGATAGATATTAAAGACGTCCAGCAGCTGCTTTAAGCAAGGCGTTTCAGACTGGACAATGTCGTCCCCAAGCAAAACAGCAAATGGCTCGTTGCCTATAAAACGGCTCGCACAGCCAATCGCATGACCAAGGCCTTTTGGTTCTTTTTGACGAACATAATGGATGTTCGCCAAGTTAGAGATGCCTTGAATTTCTTCCAATCTATTGAATTTTTCTTTTTTAAAGAGAGTTTCTTCTAATTCATAGGATTTGTCAAAATGATCTTCAATCGCGCGTTTTCCTCTGCCGCTGATAATGAGAATATCTTCAATGCCAGATTTGACAGCTTCCTCTACGATATATTGAATGGTTGGCTTATCTACAATAGGCAGCATTTCCTTAGGTTGAGCTTTTGTAGCCGGCAAAAATCTTGTACCTAAACCAGCTGCAGGAATGATAGCTTTACGAACTCTCATTTCAAACATCTCCTTAGAAATTCGTATTTTACGTTACGCTCTGCTTAGCCGCGAGTGCCCCAAGAAGTTGAACGAAGTGTCAACAGTGCCCAGAAACGCATTGGGCATAGGATTACAAGGAATAGAATTCCATAGATCGGCGCAAGCAGGAAGGTGAATGGCCGCTTGTAAGCGTAGAAAACATTTCGCGCATAAGCAGATATCACCACGTATGCCAGGTAATAAACGAGCATAATTAGTCCCATCGTAGACGATGTATAATAAATCGCAAAAATCAGCGATACTCCAAAGGCCAGCCACAAGAACATTTCGAGTACTACCCACACAAACACATTCGGTTTTTGCAATCCGATCTTCAAGGCGATCAAGCTTTCTCTGAAAAAGGATTTGTTCCAGCGATTTTGCTGCTTGATCAGTGTTTTAAGGCTTGTCGGTGCATCTGTGATACATCGGGCCGTTGATTGATATAACGTCTTTCCTTCCCGGATCGCATAGTTCGTTAGACAGCGGTCGTCTCCAAGCTGCACTTGTTGTCCCAGGAATGTCTGACTTCCATAATGTTCTAAATTTTTCATGACGACTTCGCGCCGGTAAGCACTAAGCGGTCCACTGCAAACCAATACATTGTTCGTAACGGAATGCGCTGCACGCTCGACACGAAATGCATTGTCATACCGCATGTCAATTAGGCGAGTCAGAACATTGTCCGTACGGTTTCTGATGTTTACATGTCCCGTTGTTGCCATTACTTCCTTGTCATTGAGAGGTTTTAACAACTCTCTAACCGCATTCGGGAATACCGTACAATCTGAATCGACAGTAATGAATATATCTCCGGCAGCTCTTTCAAATGCCCAGATTTGTGCATGACGCTTCCCCTGATTTTTCGGCAGGCGGTGCACGATAAGATTCGGCATTTGGAAGGAAGGGTTATCCTTTTTGATTTCCGTTAACGTCGCTCCAACTCCAGCTTTTAAATTATCTTGTAATTTCAGAACAGCGTGATAGGCGGAAACTTCTTTACTTCCATCATCAATGACAAAAATTTCATGAACCGGATAGTCCTGCTTCAATATACTTTCGATTGTTCCCAATACTGCATGAGGCTCTTCATTATAGGAAGGTATGATGACAGAGACCTTCAGATCAGGCGGGTCTTCCATGATTTCCTGGTATTTAAAAGATAAAAGCATTTTTCCTAATAAGTAACTGATCATGACAGCACCGTAAATTCCTATAGTTAAGTTCAGCTTATCTGAAGCTGTCCAGTTCACATAGAAAAGGGCCGAGACCGTCAGCAGAAACAACGTAATAACAAATGTTTTCTCCCTCATAGAAAGTTTCTTCTGAGTTTGAAGGGATACTGCTGCCATTCCACCTGAAAGATCTTGTTCCATTTTGGCCATTCGAATTCTCCTCTCTCACCGTAAATTTAAATCATAGCTGGCTGGCTTTACTCTCCCCAATTCTGATTTCCGTGACGAGTAGTTCACACAACCGAGTTTATGAAAGGCTTCAAAGTCTTGCAATCTATCTTTTTACCCTGTGACTATCATCACTATTTTTTGAGTGAATTGAAATCATCCCTTTAGTAACAGCATTGGAAACGCTTTCAAATTAGTTTTTCATAATTCTTCCACTATGTAACATGATTGAAATATTTTCCACTAATCCGATCTTATAAGTATTCACTTGCGTTATGAAAGACCTTTAGAGGTCAGACGTTTGTCCCCAATCTTTACAATCAAAAAGTTTTTGTAATATTTCAGAAAGGAATAGAGTTGAATTTTTTTCTATTTTTTTCATTTCGTGTATTTTCTACATTTTTGGGAGATTTTTTGACAAAATTATTTAAAAAATGAGACATGAGGGCTAACCCTTGTTTGATGAATGCGCTTTCAATTCTAATTTCTTCCAATACGTATGTGATAGATATCCCTTTTTACGATTTCACTCCTGCTTGTCGGTAAATTTGTATGTAAATACGGGACAAATTCTTTGTGAAAAAGGGTTCATACTTTTCCATCATTCTCTTCGGCGTCTGTTGCAGGGTCCCTATTTGAGTGCTATATATGGGGAGAGTTGTTCCCTGAAAGGAGCCTTTCTATGATAGAAGTGAAAAATTTATCGAAAAAATATCCTAACGGAGAACATCAGGAGTACGCATTGAAGGACGTTCAATTCGTAGTGAATAAGGGAGAATTGCTCGGGATCTTCGGAAAATCAGGAAGCGGGAAATCTACCTTGTTAAATATTCTTTCCGGCATAGAGGCTCCGACAACCGGAACCGTGAAAATAGATGGAAAGGATATCGCCGGATTTTCAAACAGAGCCCTGACAAAATGGAGAGGAGCAAATGTTGGGATCGTGTTTCAATCCTTTCATCTTATTCCAACCCTGACCCTGGTGGAAAATGTGATGCTTCCGATGGAGTTCTCTAAAAATCGAAAACGAAAGAGACAGCGTGCTTTGAACCTTTTAGAGCAAACCGGATTATTAATGAAAGCAAATCAGTTTCCGGAATCTGTATCAGGCGGGGAAAGACAGAGAACGGCCATCGCCAGGGCACTTGCCAATGATCCTCCGGTAATTGCTGCAGATGAACCTACGGGTAATCTGGACTCTCAAACATCCAAAGAGATTTTTAACCTCTTCCAGATACTTGCCGAGACCGGTAAAACAGTACTGTTCGTCACACATGATCTCGATTTTTATGGGAAGGTCTCAAGAAGACTCCATGTTCAGGATGGATCCGTATATGAAGCGGAGTGATTGAATGCCTATATATTTGAGACTTGCCTTGAGAAGCTTTTTTCATCAAAAAACAAAAGCATTATTAATAATAGGTTCTTTTCTTTTTTGCTTGGTTTCAGTTGGAACACTGGTCAACTCGAAATACTTGTTTCAGCAGCTGCTGCAGACCAGCCAGCAAGAATCAGCCATTGCGGATATAACCTATTACACTGGTCATTTTAATAAGGAAATCGATTTTATCTCTTCTATGAAAGGAGTCCAACATGCTGAAGCAAAGACGCAGCTAAGAAGCCGTGCAAAGCTGGATGGAAACTATATAAATCTTCAATTACTGGTAAAACCAAATTCGCTTTATGAGATTAATAAAATTCAGCTCATCAAGGGTTCTTCTTTAGAGAATAAAGATATTTGGATAGAAGCATCCACTTCCGAGAAAACGGGTATCAACCTGGGTGAAAAAATGGAAATTATCCTTCCTAATAATCAAAAAGGAACTTCTCTGTCTATGACAGGAGTCGTTCAAGATCCATCAAGAATTCCTACGAAGTACAGCGGAATCGGATATGGCTATATTTCGGAAGCAGCGGCGAAGGAACTGAAGATCCCTCTTTCGAAGAACATGATCCACATGACATTGAAAGCCGGTTATAACGAGAAGGATGTTGTTCAGAAAGTACAAAAACGACTTGAAGCTAACGGAATCGCTGTCTACAGAATTGAAACCTCTTCTGAAACGTTTTTCATTAGAGAAACAATGGTTAACTCGTTATTGAATCTCTTTATTTTACTCGGTATTTTGGCATTCGCTCTTGGATTCATCTTAATCGTACATCTTTTCTATCGCATACTATCCGAAG contains these protein-coding regions:
- a CDS encoding SRPBCC family protein — protein: MNQNNATNKIATQVGEREIVITRVFDARRDLVFDAWTKEEHLSKWWGPRGFTTTFQKFDMKPGGTWQFIMHGPDGVDYPNTNVFVEVVKPERIVIKHAVFPHFLATVIFEDLDGKTKLTYSTVFEENAAVFDKVKTYAVPGAEQTMDRLEEHLASMS
- a CDS encoding cell wall hydrolase translates to MRLNVKISFVVFICFMFLIPNSIFAQEVLHKGSQGQAVYDLQENLKKMGYFTSQPTGYYGSITDNAVRQFQLDTRLFPDGVFGFQTQQKLNSIEMMARVVHGEARGESYEGKVAVAAVIMNRMSTPGFPKNTYDVIFQTNAFTAVHDGQYYLTPNSYSYRAVIDALKGWDPTHGSVYYYNPLLASDEWIFTRETVIRIGNHLFAK
- a CDS encoding UDP-glucose/GDP-mannose dehydrogenase family protein — encoded protein: MKIAIIGTGYVGLVTGVCLSEIGHEVTCIDTNLEKVDQLKKGISPIYEPGLEELMKKNCAAGRLEFTNNSIIGLKDKEVIYIAVGTPQGEDGAADLTYVFNAARNIGENITRNVVVVTKSTVPIGTNAKVRQLVMSNLQENVCAEVVSNPEFLREGSAIHDSFNGDRIVIGTDNQEAGDIVEEINKSFGLPILRTSLHSAEMIKYASNAFLATKISFINEIANLSEKTNAHIEEVAKGIGMDSRIGNKFLNAGIGYGGSCFPKDTQALVKISEDYNHDFHLLKSVITVNEKQKTLLVRKAKERFGTLTGKKVALLGLAFKPETDDMREAASISVASELVEEGAEVIGYDPIAANNAKKVLPEEVLYADQIEEAIKQADVVFILTEWKEIVEKTLILSTLFMNEPIIFDGRNCYTSEDLFNLEVEYISVGRERLLNIRENRVAAVI
- the galU gene encoding UTP--glucose-1-phosphate uridylyltransferase GalU, producing MRVRKAIIPAAGLGTRFLPATKAQPKEMLPIVDKPTIQYIVEEAVKSGIEDILIISGRGKRAIEDHFDKSYELEETLFKKEKFNRLEEIQGISNLANIHYVRQKEPKGLGHAIGCASRFIGNEPFAVLLGDDIVQSETPCLKQLLDVFNIYQSSVLGVQEVPAEDVSKYGIVAPLDNMLDEQLVAISTVVEKPETECAPSNYAIMGRYVLTPDILPILEMLPPGSGNEIQLTDAIKILNETQNVLAYKFSGKRYDVGDKFGFIKATIDFSLHRPDLSENVRDYLKELMAEKELVSSS
- a CDS encoding glycosyltransferase, which translates into the protein MAKMEQDLSGGMAAVSLQTQKKLSMREKTFVITLFLLTVSALFYVNWTASDKLNLTIGIYGAVMISYLLGKMLLSFKYQEIMEDPPDLKVSVIIPSYNEEPHAVLGTIESILKQDYPVHEIFVIDDGSKEVSAYHAVLKLQDNLKAGVGATLTEIKKDNPSFQMPNLIVHRLPKNQGKRHAQIWAFERAAGDIFITVDSDCTVFPNAVRELLKPLNDKEVMATTGHVNIRNRTDNVLTRLIDMRYDNAFRVERAAHSVTNNVLVCSGPLSAYRREVVMKNLEHYGSQTFLGQQVQLGDDRCLTNYAIREGKTLYQSTARCITDAPTSLKTLIKQQNRWNKSFFRESLIALKIGLQKPNVFVWVVLEMFLWLAFGVSLIFAIYYTSSTMGLIMLVYYLAYVVISAYARNVFYAYKRPFTFLLAPIYGILFLVILCPMRFWALLTLRSTSWGTRG
- a CDS encoding ABC transporter ATP-binding protein, whose protein sequence is MIEVKNLSKKYPNGEHQEYALKDVQFVVNKGELLGIFGKSGSGKSTLLNILSGIEAPTTGTVKIDGKDIAGFSNRALTKWRGANVGIVFQSFHLIPTLTLVENVMLPMEFSKNRKRKRQRALNLLEQTGLLMKANQFPESVSGGERQRTAIARALANDPPVIAADEPTGNLDSQTSKEIFNLFQILAETGKTVLFVTHDLDFYGKVSRRLHVQDGSVYEAE